The Sphaeramia orbicularis chromosome 18, fSphaOr1.1, whole genome shotgun sequence genome contains a region encoding:
- the LOC115438165 gene encoding E3 ubiquitin-protein ligase TRIM39-like, translated as MSAHVGIFSERFNMSTLTVNAMASVPPQEQFYCCICLDFYSDPVSLPCAHNFCLDCIEGYWDTKDKPECPLCKTTFSSPPVLKINHGFADVIDFIKRFLSANKDSKADVVVPPGSMKQSPKGNFIINEVFCDICHTNPRTAVNSCLVCQASYCEIHLVPHRRDRALQKHRMTDPATFSTSHLCRNHNKPLEMFCKTDQTPVCVDCTQMEHKNHKIVSMEKASKRIRAQLKQTKANIHKMIEDRLRKVDEIKHSVDESKKTTEKQIQSSVQVCTILVSAIERQQTGLVKELKRKQEEVERKAEELLKELEEEMNKLQMRSSELGYLELTQNPLHLLQSFPCLSKFSSTRNWSDVTVHSDNCIGEVRRAVSKLMDVCQELINKLSVEEVDCLNQYSADVTLDPVTASGWLVLSPDQKKVHSQKKKTPVPDNPKRFDSCVCVLGQQSFTSGRRYWVVQVGDKTDWDLGVAKESINRKGAIKVRPDCGYWAICRRKGGSLSACADPSVTVNLKEIPQKVGIFLDYEEGVVSFFDAEAKAHIYTYSSCSFTESLCPYFNPCVQENEKNSIPLVICPVEGQIREGPGQELSVITV; from the exons TCAATGCAATGGCCTCTGTGCCGCCTCAGGAGCAGTTCTACTGCTGCATCTGTCTGGACTTCTACAGCGACCCTGTTTCCCTGCCGTGTGCACACAACTTCTGCTTGGACTGCATTGAAGGCTACTGGGACACAAAGGACAAGCCTGAGTGTCCCCTGTGTAAAACTACGTTCAGCAGCCCCCCAGTCCTCAAGATTAACCACGGATTTGCTGATGTTATTGATTTCATTAAAAG GTTTCTGTCAGCAAATAAAGACAGCAAAGCAGATGTAGTGGTGCCACCAGGAAGCATGAAACAATCCCCAAAAGGAAACTTCATAATCAATGAAGTTTTCTGCGACATCTGTCACACAAACCCACGTACAGCCGTCAACTCGTGCCTCGTCTGCCAGGCGTCTTACTGTGAAATTCACCTCGTGCCCCATCGGAGGGATCGGGCCCTGCAGAAACACAGGATGACGGATCCAGCCACCTTCTCCACAAGTCACCTGTGTAGAAATCACAACAAACCCCTGGAGATGTTCTGTAAGACCGACCAGACTCCAGTGTGTGTGGACTGTACTCAGATGGAGCACAAAAACCACAAGATAGTCTCCATGGAGAAAGCCAGCAAGAGGATCAGG GCTCAGTTGAAGCAAACAAAAGCCAACATTCACAAGATGATTGAGGACAGACTGAGGAAAGTAGATGAGATCAAACATTCAGTGGATGAGAGCAAA AAAACCACAGAGAAGCAGATCCAGAGCAGCGTCCAGGTCTGCACCATCCTGGTTAGCGCCATCGAGAGACAGCAGACCGGGCTGGTGAAGGAGCTGAAGAGGaagcaggaggaggtggagaggaaGGCGGAGGAGCTGCtgaaggagctggaggaggaaatGAACAAACTCCAGATGAGGAGCAGCGAGCTGGGATACCTGGAGCTCACACAGAACCCACTCCACCTCCTGCAG aGTTTCCCATGTCTGAGTAAATTTTCATCCACCAGAAACTGGTCAGATGTCACAGTCCACTCAGATAACTGCATCGGGGAAGTGAGAAGAGCGGTCTCTAAGCTGATGGATGTTTGTCAGGAACTCATCAACAAACTGTCAGTAGAAG AAGTAGACTGTCTGAATCAATACTCAGCCGATGTGACTCTGGATCCAGTGACTGCTTCAGGTTGGCTGGTTCTGTCTCCTGACCAAAAGAAG GTGCACAGCCAGAAGAAGAAGACCCCCGTACCAGACAACCCCAAGCGGTTCGACTCCTGCGTCTGCGTTTTGGGGCAACAAAGCTTCACATCTGGGAGACGTTACTGGGTTGTTCAG gTGGGGGATAAAACAGACTGGGATCTGGGAGTGGCCAAAGAGTCCATTAACAGGAAGGGTGCCATCAAAGTGCGTCCTGACTGTGGTTACTGGGCGATCTGCCGGAGGAAAGGCGGCAGCCTGAGCGCCTGTGCTGACCCTTCTGTCACCGTCAACCTGAAGGAAATTCCACAGAAAGTGGGCATTTTCCTGGACTATGAGGAGGGGGTGGTCTCCTTCTTCGACGCAGAAGCAAAGGCTCATATTTATACATACAGCAGCTGCAGCTTCACCGAGTCCCTCTGTCCATACTTTAACCCCTGTGTGcaggaaaatgagaaaaactcCATTCCACTGGTGATCTGTCCAGTTGAGGGGCAGATCAGAGAAGGACCTGGACAGGAACTCAGTGTAATAActgtgtga
- the LOC115438196 gene encoding cerebellin-1 — MPPVPSVSPHSSVFLALLLLVHWGPSEVSCQNETEPIVLEGKCLVVCDSTPSAEPSGNALGLSVRSGSGRVAFSAIRNTNHEPSEMSNRTMTIYFDQILVNVGSHFDPARSIFVAPRKGVYSFNFHVVKVYNRQTIQVSLVLNGWPVISAFAGDQDVTREAATNAGLVIMERGDKAYLKLERGNLMGGWKYSTFSGFLVFPL; from the exons ATGCCCCCTGTGCCCTCTGTCAGCCCTCACTCCTCTGTCTTCCTTGCACTGTTGCTTCTTGTCCATTGGGGGCCCTCAGAGGTCAGCTGCCAGAATGAAACAGAGCCAATCGTGCTGGAGGGGAAGTGTCTGGTGGTGTGCGACTCCACCCCCTCTGCTGAGCCATCGGGTAACGCTTTGGGCCTATCAGTGAGGTCAGGAAGTGGTCGGGTGGCATTCTCAGCCATACGCAACACCAACCATGAACCGTCAGAGATGAGCAACCGCACCATGACCATCTACTTTGACCAA ATCCTTGTAAATGTCGGCAGCCATTTTGATCCGGCGAGAAGCATCTTTGTGGCTCCAAGAAAAGGAGTCTACAGTTTCAACTTTCACGTGGTCAAAGTGTACAACCGCCAGACAATACAA GTGAGTTTGGTTCTTAATGGCTGGCCAGTGATCTCTGCTTTTGCGGGCGACCAGGATGTGACCAGGGAAGCTGCCACCAATGCCGGCCTGGTGATAATGGAGCGAGGGGACAAGGCTTACCTCAAGCTAGAGAGGGGGAACCTGATGGGAGGGTGGAAGTATTCCACCTTCTCTGGGTTTCTAGTGTTCCCATTGTAG